A portion of the Tindallia magadiensis genome contains these proteins:
- a CDS encoding L7Ae/L30e/S12e/Gadd45 family ribosomal protein encodes MNEHKIITMLGFASKSRNIVSGETGCRIALEKRKAKLLIIAEDATTSTKDFFGKISVQQGTPLIYFGTKIELGRSIGKSPRSTIVICDSGMADSIIKILKCEPQSK; translated from the coding sequence ATGAATGAACATAAAATAATAACGATGCTTGGCTTTGCTTCTAAGTCTAGAAATATTGTATCGGGTGAGACTGGATGTCGTATTGCGTTAGAGAAGAGAAAAGCAAAGCTGCTTATTATAGCAGAAGATGCAACAACTAGCACGAAGGATTTTTTTGGAAAAATATCTGTACAGCAAGGGACACCACTTATATATTTTGGAACAAAGATAGAATTGGGACGATCTATTGGAAAAAGTCCACGTTCAACAATCGTGATATGCGATAGTGGGATGGCTGACAGCATAATAAAGATACTTAAATGCGAACCACAGAGTAAATAA
- the rnpM gene encoding RNase P modulator RnpM, producing MKNKRVPLRKCIGCLEMKPKNELIRIVCTKDGTISLDETGKAHGRGSYICPSIECFDKAKKQKGFNRSFGKEVPNQVYDHLKAKFDNGETL from the coding sequence ATGAAAAACAAGAGAGTACCTTTGAGGAAATGTATAGGCTGTTTAGAAATGAAGCCTAAAAATGAACTAATTAGAATTGTTTGTACTAAAGATGGTACTATTAGTTTAGATGAAACAGGGAAAGCACATGGACGAGGTTCTTATATTTGTCCATCAATTGAATGTTTTGATAAAGCGAAAAAACAAAAGGGGTTCAATCGATCTTTTGGAAAAGAAGTGCCGAATCAGGTGTATGATCATCTGAAAGCAAAATTTGACAATGGTGAAACCTTATGA
- the nusA gene encoding transcription termination factor NusA has product MNTEFIEALEQIQQDKGISKEILIEAIEAALISSYKRNFGSSHNVRVEIHRETGEVHVYGQKQVVTEVEDENTEISIEEAKIINTKFQSGDIFEREVTPRDFGRIAAQTAKQVVVQRIREAERGVVFDEYANRESDIISGSVARIARGTVYINLGKAEAMLASSEQMPVESYNPGDRIKTYIVEVKQTTKGPQILVSRTHPGLIKRLFELEVPEIHDGVVEIKSISREAGYRTKIAVDTNDPNVDPVGACVGQKGVRVQAIVNELKGEKIDIIRYSEDPVDYITSSLSPAKVTEAKVDEGSKSAKVVVPDYQLSLAIGKEGQNARLAAKLTGWKIDIKSESQVEDASEVKEESVFSPETDKNEVLSIDE; this is encoded by the coding sequence ATGAACACTGAGTTTATCGAAGCACTAGAGCAAATCCAACAAGATAAAGGGATTTCTAAAGAAATTTTAATAGAAGCTATTGAAGCAGCACTGATTTCTAGTTACAAACGCAACTTTGGCTCTTCTCATAATGTACGAGTTGAAATTCATAGAGAAACAGGCGAAGTCCATGTATATGGACAAAAACAAGTTGTTACTGAAGTAGAGGATGAAAATACTGAAATTTCTATTGAAGAGGCAAAAATCATTAATACCAAATTTCAAAGTGGAGATATTTTTGAAAGAGAAGTGACCCCAAGAGATTTTGGTCGCATTGCAGCACAAACTGCAAAACAAGTTGTTGTTCAAAGAATCAGGGAAGCAGAACGCGGCGTTGTATTTGATGAATATGCAAATCGTGAATCTGATATTATCTCTGGGTCAGTTGCTAGGATAGCAAGGGGTACAGTTTATATTAATTTAGGAAAGGCTGAAGCTATGTTAGCAAGTAGTGAGCAAATGCCGGTCGAATCCTATAATCCTGGTGACCGAATAAAAACATATATTGTTGAGGTTAAACAAACAACAAAAGGTCCACAAATCTTGGTTTCTAGAACTCATCCAGGTCTCATTAAAAGATTATTTGAACTAGAAGTACCAGAAATTCATGATGGCGTTGTTGAAATTAAAAGCATCTCAAGAGAGGCTGGATATCGAACTAAAATTGCTGTTGATACAAATGATCCAAATGTAGACCCTGTTGGTGCCTGTGTTGGGCAAAAAGGGGTTCGTGTCCAAGCTATTGTTAATGAGCTTAAAGGTGAAAAAATTGATATTATAAGATACAGTGAAGATCCTGTGGACTATATTACAAGCTCACTAAGTCCCGCGAAAGTTACTGAAGCAAAGGTAGACGAAGGGAGTAAATCAGCAAAAGTTGTTGTGCCGGATTATCAACTATCTCTTGCTATTGGAAAAGAAGGGCAAAATGCACGCTTAGCAGCGAAGTTAACTGGCTGGAAAATAGATATAAAGAGCGAAAGCCAAGTTGAAGATGCAAGTGAAGTCAAAGAAGAATCTGTTTTTTCTCCTGAGACTGATAAAAATGAAGTGTTAAGTATAGATGAATAA
- a CDS encoding ribosome maturation factor RimP encodes MKRKDFENQINLLLQKHLITDEIELIDVEFVKEGPNHYLRVFIDKAKGITIDDCEKISKFLDEHLDDYDKEIDTSYYLEVSSPGLDRPIKTKEDYLRNIGDVIEVKFYQAINGQKQLAGVLKEYCDEGLILLLDDDNEIYIKHDQIALAKLAIVI; translated from the coding sequence TTGAAAAGAAAAGATTTTGAAAACCAAATAAATCTTCTATTACAAAAACACCTAATAACTGATGAAATCGAGTTGATAGATGTAGAATTTGTTAAAGAAGGACCGAATCACTATTTGCGCGTTTTTATTGATAAGGCAAAAGGTATAACTATTGATGATTGTGAAAAAATAAGTAAGTTTTTAGATGAACATCTAGACGACTATGATAAAGAGATAGACACCTCTTATTACCTAGAAGTTTCATCGCCAGGCTTAGATAGACCAATAAAAACGAAAGAAGATTACTTGCGCAATATTGGTGACGTTATTGAAGTTAAATTTTACCAAGCAATAAATGGACAAAAACAGCTTGCAGGTGTGCTTAAGGAATATTGTGACGAGGGGCTGATTCTGCTTCTGGATGATGATAACGAGATATATATTAAACATGATCAAATAGCACTGGCTAAACTGGCCATTGTAATATAG
- a CDS encoding PolC-type DNA polymerase III, with product MTSNKYSLNTLLNQFEINSQADWVSECFVEKLKLITNPYTLNIEFSLNKEIKIVELEKQLLTLGDFFQVKRPIDYRIHSVASMDSLAKLLESDFFSENLLSIIRKKLPISISLGDRLRIEKDKNHLYLVVNDQVFYEKAIERKLEQWIKSSLKKYYGLSISCSIKKSDEFELCRNDFYIQRQNLEKTLVEKSSLTNTSDNKKEIKTNSNSPQLNSSKKKSKNDEKIWVGRLIDDRPINISNITEEDSHIIIHGEVIDVDIKIIKDGRKLYIFDITDYTGSMTAKLFEPRKNDKPLEELIVQGETVVIRGTLQYDHFSRENIVMIADLNKIHIRSTTDDSLEKRVELHCHTSLSQMDGISTPKELFELASKWGHNALAITDHGVVQAFPEVHSSSIKNKVKPIYGMEGYLVDDERKILEGTKNVEFTDEFVVFDLETTGLSNIHDRITEIGAIKISNGVIVDEFSTLVNPLKPISEKITQLTGITNDMVKEAPTIEEVIPKFVKFIKNCVLVAHNSDFDIGFLRENISKLDYYFDYQVLDTLKLSRKLLKGLKRYKLNSVAKALDIKLENHHRAVYDARATAQIFIKLISKMQDLGLNNFGEMNEFSGGENEVIRQKTNHIILLAQNSIGLRNLYNIVSKSHMDYFYKKPRIPKSYLRKNRQGLLLGSACQDGEVYQAILNNEQQDRLEEIASFYDYLEIQPVSNNSFLINKGFAKDIEELKNHHRVIVALGEKINRPVVATGDVHYVSSKEHRYRQILQAGMGFDDIEEDSGLHFKTTEEMLMEFNHLGNDKAYEVVIANTNKISESIEMITPVPEGTFPPSIAGSEETLRNLCFENAHRIYGDPLPLIVEERLTKELNSIIDNGYSVMYMISHQLVSKSLKDGYLVGSRGSVGSSFAATMSDITEVNPLAPHYVCPKCKHSIFYTEGEYESGIDLPDSNCSKCNTPYKKDGHQIPFEVFLGFEGDKEPDIDLNFAGEYQSIAHQYIEHLFGKDHVFRAGTLGTIASKTAYGFVKKYCEAFSLQMNNAEMKRLIDGCTGVKRTTGQHPGGVMIVPQDKDIHEFTPIQHPANDATSGIITTHFDYNALSGKLLKLDILGHDVPTIIRMLEDFTGTNALNIPLDDPETMSLFQSVEALKIDGDQWKPDVGSIGIPEFGTKFVRQMLLDTKPTTFAELVRISGLSHGTDVWLNNAQDLVKDEIASLKEVICTRDDIMNYLILKGVPSKASFKIMENVRKGKGLTDEEEELLNLHQVPKWYIESCKRIKYMFPKAHAVAYVMMSFRIAYYKVHFPEAFYASYFSMKVDDFDTTLALEGTDYIIQYIKNLEQSNVKLTAKEKNQLTVMEVVLEMLSRGIELLPVSLYRSHSEKFTLEDSKIRPPLTSLGGVGQNAARKIYDEAQKRMFLSIEELRNRTGASKVVIETLKEHGACNDLPETNQLSLFQLDLPS from the coding sequence GTGACTTCAAACAAATATTCTTTAAATACATTATTAAATCAATTTGAAATTAATAGTCAAGCTGACTGGGTTAGTGAATGTTTTGTTGAAAAGCTAAAACTTATTACAAATCCATATACTCTAAACATAGAGTTTTCTTTAAATAAAGAAATAAAGATTGTTGAACTTGAAAAACAATTACTCACCTTAGGAGATTTTTTTCAAGTAAAGCGGCCGATAGACTATCGAATTCATTCTGTTGCTTCCATGGATAGTCTAGCTAAACTTCTTGAATCAGATTTCTTTTCTGAAAACTTACTATCTATTATTAGAAAAAAGTTACCAATCTCCATATCTCTAGGTGATCGACTTCGAATTGAGAAAGATAAAAATCATTTATATTTAGTAGTTAATGATCAAGTTTTTTATGAAAAAGCCATAGAACGAAAATTAGAACAATGGATAAAATCGTCATTAAAAAAATACTATGGGCTAAGCATTTCTTGTAGTATCAAAAAATCTGATGAATTTGAATTATGTAGAAATGATTTCTATATACAGCGACAAAATCTTGAAAAAACATTAGTCGAAAAATCAAGCTTAACGAATACTTCTGACAATAAAAAAGAAATAAAAACGAATTCAAACAGCCCTCAGTTAAATTCCTCTAAAAAGAAATCTAAAAATGATGAAAAGATATGGGTAGGTCGATTAATCGATGATCGACCTATAAACATATCCAATATTACTGAAGAAGATTCTCATATTATTATTCATGGTGAAGTCATAGACGTAGATATTAAAATTATCAAAGATGGTAGAAAGCTGTATATATTTGACATTACGGATTATACTGGCTCGATGACTGCAAAACTGTTTGAACCGCGGAAAAATGACAAACCATTGGAAGAACTAATTGTACAAGGCGAAACTGTTGTTATAAGAGGCACGTTACAATATGATCACTTCAGTCGCGAAAACATTGTTATGATAGCAGATCTTAATAAAATTCACATAAGAAGCACTACAGATGATTCTTTAGAGAAGAGAGTAGAACTCCATTGTCATACAAGCTTATCTCAAATGGATGGCATTTCAACTCCTAAGGAATTGTTTGAATTGGCTTCGAAATGGGGGCACAATGCTCTTGCGATTACAGATCACGGTGTTGTTCAAGCTTTTCCGGAAGTGCATTCTTCTTCGATTAAAAATAAGGTAAAACCTATCTATGGTATGGAAGGCTATCTTGTTGATGATGAACGTAAAATACTTGAAGGAACAAAAAATGTTGAGTTTACAGATGAATTTGTTGTTTTTGACTTAGAAACAACAGGTTTGTCAAACATACATGATCGAATTACTGAGATAGGAGCTATAAAAATATCGAATGGTGTTATTGTTGATGAATTTAGTACCCTAGTGAATCCATTAAAACCAATATCAGAAAAAATAACACAATTAACAGGAATTACAAATGATATGGTCAAAGAAGCTCCTACGATAGAAGAAGTGATTCCCAAGTTTGTTAAGTTTATTAAGAACTGCGTATTAGTAGCTCATAATTCGGATTTTGATATTGGTTTTCTCCGAGAAAACATTTCTAAATTAGATTACTACTTTGACTATCAAGTGTTGGATACACTTAAATTGTCGAGAAAATTATTGAAAGGACTAAAGAGATACAAATTGAATTCCGTTGCAAAGGCATTGGATATCAAGCTTGAAAATCACCACAGGGCGGTATATGACGCTAGAGCTACAGCTCAAATATTTATTAAGTTGATTTCAAAAATGCAAGATTTAGGATTAAATAACTTTGGTGAAATGAATGAGTTTTCTGGTGGAGAAAATGAAGTGATTCGTCAAAAAACAAATCATATTATTTTATTAGCCCAAAATTCTATAGGACTGCGTAATCTATATAATATTGTTAGCAAATCACATATGGACTATTTTTATAAAAAACCAAGGATTCCTAAGAGTTACTTACGTAAAAATAGGCAGGGATTGCTTCTTGGATCGGCATGTCAAGATGGGGAAGTTTATCAAGCGATACTAAATAATGAGCAACAAGATCGTTTGGAAGAGATTGCTTCTTTTTATGATTACTTGGAAATTCAGCCTGTTTCTAATAATAGTTTCTTAATTAATAAAGGATTTGCAAAAGATATCGAAGAACTAAAAAACCACCATCGCGTTATTGTAGCTTTAGGTGAAAAAATTAATAGACCTGTTGTAGCAACAGGTGATGTTCATTATGTATCATCTAAAGAGCATCGTTACCGACAGATCTTACAGGCAGGAATGGGTTTTGATGATATTGAAGAAGACTCAGGTCTTCACTTTAAAACTACTGAAGAAATGTTGATGGAATTTAATCACTTAGGAAATGATAAAGCCTATGAAGTTGTCATAGCGAATACCAATAAAATTTCAGAAAGTATAGAAATGATTACACCGGTACCTGAAGGCACTTTCCCGCCATCTATTGCTGGATCTGAGGAAACGTTGAGGAATTTATGTTTTGAAAATGCTCATCGAATATATGGAGATCCACTACCTTTAATTGTTGAAGAACGACTTACTAAAGAACTTAACTCTATTATTGATAATGGCTACTCCGTTATGTATATGATTTCGCATCAATTAGTTTCCAAATCATTAAAAGATGGTTATCTTGTTGGTTCTCGTGGTTCTGTTGGGTCTTCGTTTGCAGCTACAATGAGTGATATTACTGAAGTAAATCCCTTAGCACCTCATTATGTTTGCCCTAAATGTAAACATTCAATTTTTTACACAGAAGGCGAATATGAATCAGGCATCGATTTACCTGATTCTAACTGTTCAAAATGTAACACACCATATAAAAAAGATGGACATCAAATACCTTTCGAAGTGTTTTTGGGTTTTGAAGGTGACAAAGAACCTGATATTGATTTGAACTTTGCTGGAGAATATCAGAGTATTGCACACCAGTATATAGAACATCTTTTTGGAAAGGACCATGTTTTTCGTGCAGGTACATTAGGAACTATTGCGAGTAAAACGGCTTATGGATTCGTTAAAAAATATTGTGAAGCATTTTCATTGCAAATGAATAATGCGGAAATGAAGCGTTTGATAGATGGTTGCACAGGTGTTAAACGCACAACAGGGCAGCATCCTGGGGGTGTTATGATAGTACCTCAAGATAAAGATATCCATGAATTTACGCCCATCCAACATCCTGCTAATGATGCTACATCCGGTATCATTACAACACATTTTGATTATAATGCGTTAAGTGGTAAATTACTCAAGCTTGATATTCTCGGACATGATGTACCTACGATTATAAGAATGCTGGAGGATTTTACTGGCACTAATGCGTTGAATATTCCGCTGGATGATCCTGAAACAATGAGCCTATTTCAAAGTGTGGAGGCTCTTAAAATAGATGGTGATCAATGGAAGCCAGATGTTGGAAGCATTGGGATACCGGAATTTGGAACGAAGTTTGTTAGACAGATGCTTTTAGATACAAAGCCCACAACGTTTGCAGAATTGGTTAGAATTAGTGGTCTTTCTCATGGTACAGATGTTTGGCTAAATAATGCTCAAGATCTAGTTAAAGATGAAATAGCATCTCTTAAAGAAGTAATATGTACTAGAGATGATATAATGAACTATTTGATTCTGAAAGGCGTTCCGTCGAAAGCGTCATTTAAGATTATGGAAAATGTACGAAAAGGAAAAGGATTAACAGATGAAGAGGAGGAACTGTTAAATCTTCACCAAGTTCCTAAATGGTATATTGAATCATGCAAAAGAATTAAGTACATGTTCCCAAAAGCTCATGCTGTAGCTTATGTAATGATGTCATTCAGAATTGCCTATTACAAAGTACATTTTCCTGAAGCTTTTTACGCATCCTATTTTAGCATGAAGGTGGATGACTTTGATACGACTCTTGCTCTGGAAGGAACAGATTATATTATTCAATATATAAAAAATCTTGAACAGTCGAATGTCAAGCTAACTGCAAAAGAAAAAAACCAATTAACAGTTATGGAAGTAGTTCTTGAGATGTTAAGCAGAGGAATCGAATTACTACCTGTTAGTCTTTATCGCTCTCATTCTGAAAAATTCACGTTGGAAGATTCGAAGATAAGACCTCCTTTAACATCACTAGGCGGTGTTGGTCAAAATGCTGCTAGAAAAATTTATGATGAAGCACAGAAAAGAATGTTTTTATCAATAGAAGAACTAAGAAACAGAACAGGAGCTTCAAAAGTAGTTATAGAAACTCTAAAAGAGCATGGTGCTTGTAATGACTTGCCAGAAACAAATCAACTCTCTCTCTTTCAACTTGATTTGCCATCGTAA
- the ispG gene encoding flavodoxin-dependent (E)-4-hydroxy-3-methylbut-2-enyl-diphosphate synthase, protein MAMTRKNTKAILVSNLKIGGDSPVSLQSMTNTDTRNVSETIKQIKGLENIGCQLIRVAVPDDEAAEALRKIKQSISIPLVADIHFDYRLAIKSVQMGADKLRINPGNIGDFDKVKKIASICKDYGVPIRIGVNGGSLEKKIIQKHGGPTAEAMVESCLNYIWKMEDIDFTNIIISLKSSDLQTTISAYRSISKQVDYPLHIGVTEAGTIEAGAIKSAIGIGSLLIDGIGDTARVSLTSSPINEIKVGKQILASLGLLSNKIQIISCPTCGRCQIDLIYLAEEIEKAVRLIPKSITIAVMGCAVNGPGEAREADLGIAGGKGSALLFKKGKIIRKLTEDEIVPELIKEINLLEPSK, encoded by the coding sequence ATAGCTATGACGAGGAAAAATACTAAAGCAATTCTTGTTTCGAACTTAAAAATTGGAGGAGACTCTCCAGTAAGTCTACAGTCAATGACAAATACTGATACTAGAAATGTTAGTGAAACAATAAAGCAAATAAAAGGATTAGAAAACATTGGATGTCAACTAATACGAGTAGCCGTACCAGACGATGAGGCTGCAGAAGCATTAAGAAAGATTAAGCAATCCATTTCTATTCCGTTAGTTGCTGATATCCATTTTGACTATCGGTTAGCTATTAAATCAGTGCAAATGGGCGCAGATAAACTGAGAATTAACCCTGGTAATATTGGTGATTTTGACAAGGTGAAAAAAATTGCAAGCATTTGCAAGGATTATGGAGTTCCAATACGAATTGGAGTTAATGGTGGCTCTCTTGAAAAAAAAATAATTCAAAAACATGGTGGTCCAACAGCTGAAGCCATGGTAGAAAGTTGTCTGAATTATATTTGGAAAATGGAAGATATCGATTTTACCAATATCATTATTTCACTAAAATCAAGTGATTTACAAACAACAATTTCTGCGTATAGGTCTATAAGCAAACAGGTAGACTATCCTTTGCATATTGGTGTTACGGAAGCAGGGACTATTGAAGCAGGGGCTATAAAGTCGGCTATTGGAATAGGAAGTCTACTGATTGATGGTATTGGAGACACGGCAAGGGTTTCTCTTACTAGCTCACCTATTAATGAAATAAAGGTTGGCAAACAAATTCTCGCAAGCCTTGGGCTCTTAAGCAATAAGATTCAGATTATATCCTGCCCAACCTGTGGAAGGTGTCAGATTGATTTAATTTACTTAGCTGAAGAAATTGAAAAAGCAGTTCGATTGATTCCAAAATCAATCACGATAGCTGTGATGGGCTGCGCTGTAAATGGACCAGGTGAAGCTAGGGAGGCTGATTTAGGTATTGCTGGAGGAAAAGGTTCTGCGCTGTTATTTAAGAAAGGAAAAATCATTAGAAAACTTACTGAAGATGAAATAGTACCTGAATTGATTAAAGAGATAAATCTACTAGAGCCTTCTAAGTAG
- the rseP gene encoding RIP metalloprotease RseP gives MTTAIVAIFVFGLLVFFHELGHFAVAKFVGIKVYEFAIGMGPKVVHISKAETLYSIRALPIGGFVRMEGEDEESSTENSFSQKTVKERISVILAGPLMNFILGFLCFFLIFLSIGVPSTQISEVVKDSPAYNAGIQSDDRVQQIQGNQITSWEQLVDKITTSEGEVMVLEVIRNDEKLYFEVVPEIDVNTGRAMIGIIPGSEISFSGALVNSYHQTIFIFTEILNFLQQLIRGQADTANVAGPVGIISLVGEASRSGWIDVVGLAGLISINLGIMNLLPIPALDGSRIIFLLLEGIRGKPINPEKEALVHMIGITLLMMLMIMITYKDILMFF, from the coding sequence ATGACAACTGCGATTGTTGCGATTTTTGTATTTGGATTGCTAGTTTTTTTTCATGAGTTAGGCCATTTTGCTGTGGCAAAATTCGTAGGTATCAAAGTATATGAATTTGCTATAGGAATGGGGCCTAAGGTGGTGCATATCTCAAAAGCTGAAACTCTCTATTCAATTAGAGCTCTTCCTATTGGTGGTTTTGTACGCATGGAGGGTGAAGATGAGGAATCTAGCACTGAAAATAGTTTTAGTCAAAAGACAGTTAAGGAACGAATAAGTGTTATTCTTGCTGGTCCTCTTATGAATTTTATTCTAGGCTTTCTATGTTTTTTTCTTATCTTTTTGAGTATAGGAGTACCATCTACTCAAATAAGTGAAGTTGTTAAAGATTCACCAGCGTATAATGCAGGTATTCAATCCGATGATCGCGTTCAACAAATTCAAGGCAATCAAATCACATCATGGGAACAGTTGGTAGATAAAATTACTACTTCAGAAGGTGAAGTGATGGTTCTTGAAGTAATAAGAAATGATGAAAAACTATATTTTGAGGTTGTTCCTGAAATAGATGTAAATACAGGAAGAGCGATGATTGGGATCATACCTGGTAGTGAAATATCTTTTTCAGGAGCATTAGTGAATAGTTATCATCAAACGATATTCATTTTTACTGAGATATTAAATTTTTTACAACAACTTATACGTGGTCAGGCTGATACGGCTAATGTTGCCGGTCCTGTAGGTATTATTAGTTTAGTTGGAGAAGCTAGTCGATCTGGCTGGATTGATGTCGTTGGTCTTGCTGGATTAATTAGCATCAACCTTGGTATTATGAACTTACTTCCTATTCCTGCGCTAGATGGAAGCAGGATCATCTTTTTACTCTTAGAAGGAATTCGAGGAAAACCGATAAATCCAGAGAAAGAAGCCTTAGTTCATATGATAGGAATTACTTTACTGATGATGTTGATGATTATGATTACCTATAAAGATATATTAATGTTTTTCTAA
- a CDS encoding 1-deoxy-D-xylulose-5-phosphate reductoisomerase → MLFLKNISILGSTGSIGKQALEVVREYPDIFNIVALSTNKNRRLLLEQINEFQPEIAVITDAEDAAWLKLHIQTRTKVYNGMNGLVEIATLPSADIVLNALVGSIGLTPSYKTVESGKTLALANKESLVVGGELIMNTAKKHNVDVLPVDSEHSAIFQCLRGENINSLTSVILTASGGPFRNLSKKEIEFSHPSKALKHPNWSMGQKITIDSATMMNKGLEVIEAKWLFDLNAEQIKVLVHPESIIHSMVEFSDTSVIAQLGWPDMRIPIQFALTYPERIYLKTDKLDLASISQLNFEKVDTKRFPNLQLAFDAMEKGGTMPCVLNSANEELVPLYIEGIVSFYQMSEIIDKIMNCHQSVTYSSIQELQEIETWVKRQISEYI, encoded by the coding sequence GTGCTTTTTTTGAAAAACATCAGTATTCTTGGATCAACAGGATCTATTGGAAAACAAGCGTTGGAAGTAGTTCGTGAATATCCAGATATTTTTAATATTGTAGCTTTGAGTACTAATAAAAATCGAAGGTTACTTTTAGAACAAATTAATGAGTTTCAACCTGAAATTGCTGTAATCACTGATGCTGAAGATGCTGCTTGGTTAAAACTTCATATACAAACACGGACCAAGGTATATAATGGGATGAATGGTCTTGTGGAAATTGCAACTCTACCTTCTGCAGATATTGTTTTAAATGCACTAGTTGGAAGCATAGGGTTAACACCTAGTTACAAAACAGTTGAATCTGGTAAAACCTTAGCATTAGCCAATAAAGAGTCGTTAGTTGTTGGTGGAGAGCTAATAATGAATACAGCGAAAAAACATAATGTGGACGTTCTCCCGGTTGACAGTGAGCATTCAGCTATTTTTCAATGTTTAAGAGGAGAAAACATTAATAGTTTGACTAGTGTTATCCTTACAGCTTCGGGAGGTCCTTTTCGGAACCTTAGCAAAAAAGAGATAGAGTTTTCTCATCCTAGTAAAGCGCTAAAGCACCCTAACTGGTCTATGGGACAGAAAATAACCATTGATTCGGCAACGATGATGAATAAGGGGCTAGAAGTTATTGAAGCTAAATGGCTATTTGACCTTAATGCTGAACAAATTAAAGTTTTAGTTCATCCTGAAAGTATTATTCATTCCATGGTAGAATTTTCCGACACATCGGTTATCGCTCAACTTGGCTGGCCTGATATGCGTATTCCTATACAGTTTGCTCTTACGTATCCAGAACGAATTTATCTGAAGACTGACAAACTTGATTTAGCAAGCATCTCACAGTTGAATTTTGAAAAAGTTGATACAAAAAGATTTCCAAACTTACAGCTTGCATTTGATGCTATGGAAAAAGGTGGGACAATGCCATGTGTTCTTAATTCGGCGAATGAAGAATTAGTGCCGCTTTATATTGAAGGAATTGTAAGTTTTTATCAAATGTCTGAAATAATTGATAAAATAATGAACTGTCATCAATCAGTTACTTATTCGTCAATCCAAGAGCTTCAGGAAATAGAAACTTGGGTAAAAAGACAAATTAGTGAATATATTTAA
- a CDS encoding phosphatidate cytidylyltransferase encodes MIKRIITTLIGLPILVAIILLGNMYLLVALFIVSLLCLKEFYAAVQSTELKLMMNIGCLFSFLFYTSLYYTLDISNALPLLILTTISMLSIQVISNYTYSIVDIGIVLFSIIYIPLTISHLFLIERLLLPHSIWLVFIIAWCCDTFAYFTGLAIGKHKLCPSISPKKTIEGAFGGIVGSMVGCFLFSYFVMPEYICVYTIMGLVGAFLSQLGDLSASIIKRFFSIKDFGNIFPGHGGVLDRFDSILFTAPFVFYYLQLINQVIS; translated from the coding sequence ATGATAAAGCGGATCATTACTACGTTGATAGGCTTACCAATTTTGGTTGCTATAATCTTATTAGGAAATATGTATTTACTAGTGGCTTTATTTATAGTATCGTTGCTTTGTTTAAAAGAATTTTATGCAGCTGTACAGAGCACTGAGCTAAAACTCATGATGAATATAGGTTGTTTATTTAGTTTTCTTTTTTACACATCCTTATACTATACGCTAGATATTTCGAATGCATTACCGTTACTTATACTTACTACAATTTCGATGCTGTCGATTCAAGTTATTTCTAACTATACTTATTCGATAGTAGATATAGGTATTGTTTTATTCAGCATCATTTACATTCCGTTAACAATTAGTCATCTCTTTCTAATTGAAAGATTGTTACTTCCGCATTCGATATGGCTTGTCTTTATTATTGCCTGGTGTTGCGATACATTTGCTTATTTTACTGGATTAGCTATCGGTAAGCATAAGTTGTGTCCATCGATTAGTCCTAAAAAAACCATTGAAGGTGCATTTGGTGGAATTGTTGGTTCTATGGTTGGCTGCTTTCTTTTTTCATATTTTGTAATGCCGGAGTATATATGTGTATATACGATCATGGGACTAGTAGGTGCATTTTTATCTCAACTTGGAGACTTGTCTGCTTCAATAATTAAAAGATTTTTTTCTATTAAAGATTTTGGTAACATTTTTCCTGGACATGGTGGAGTGCTGGATCGTTTTGATAGTATTTTATTTACAGCACCTTTTGTTTTCTACTATTTACAGTTGATAAATCAAGTTATAAGTTAA